CAACGCCTTCATCCGCGTGGTGAACCAGGCGGGCGAGGCGGAGATCGCCCGCTACGACCTCTCCGAGGACGCCTCCACCGAGACCGCCATGGTCTTCGGTGAGCTCTACCGGCACGGGGCCGAGTGGAAGTTCCGCGCCATCGGCCAGGGCTACGCCTCGGGCCTGCGCGGTATCGCCCAGGACTTCGGTGTGAACGTCTGAGTCGCGGGGGAAGACCCCCGTGCACCACCGACTCACCACGTCCGGCGCCGCTGTCGACACCGACCGCGGCGCCGGACGCGCTCGTACGACGGGGGCGGGCCGCCCTCGTCGTACGGAACAACTGAACAGTTGAGCCACTGAAGCTCGAAAATCGGGGAGGACCAGCACCATGGGCGTCACACTCGCCAAGGGAGGCAATGTCTCCCTCTCCAAGGCCGCGCCGAACCTCACGCAAGTGTTGGTCGGACTCGGCTGGGACGTCCGGACCACCACCGGAGCCCCCTTCGACCTCGACGCCAGCGCGCTGCTGTGCCAGGGCGGCAGGGTGCTGGGGGACGAGTGGTTCGTCTTCTACAACAACCTCAAGAGCCCGGACGGCTCGGTCGAGCACACCGGCGACAACCTCACCGGTGAGGGCGACGGCGACGACGAGTCGCTGATCATCGACCTCTCCCGGGTGCCGGCCGCCGTCGACAAGATCGTCTTTCCGGTCTCCATCCACGACGCCGAGAACCGCGGCCAGGCGTTCGGCCAGGTCAGCAACGCCTTCATCCGTGTGGTCAACCAGGCCGACGGCCAGGAACTCGCCCGCTACGACCTCTCCGAGGACGCCTCCACCGAGACCGCGATGATCTTCGGCGAGGTCTACCGCTACGGCGGGGAGTGGAAGTTCCGAGCGGTGGGACAGGGGTACGCGTCCGGCCTGCGGGGCATCGCTCTCGACTTCGGGGTGAACGTCTCGTAGCGCTATATGCGCAAAAGCCGGGGGCGTGTGGGGTGCGAGGGGTACCCGACTAGACTTCGGGTTCAAAGTTTCGTAAAGCCGCGCGCGGCGCGGGGGAACCCCGTACACACACGATTGGGTAGCCAGTGGTTCTGAAAACCTTCGGCTGGTCGTTCGCGGTCACCGCGCTCGGCTTGGTAGCAGCTGTTCTCTACGACGGATGGACGGCGCTCGGGCTCGTCGCGATCCTGTGCGTCCTGGAGATCTCGCTGTCGTTCGACAACGCGGTGGTCAACGCCGGGATCGTGAAGAAGATGAATGCCTTCTGGCAGAAGATCTTCCTCACCATCGGCATCCTGATCGCCGTCTTCGGTATGCGGCTGGTCTTCCCCGTCGTCATCGTCGCCATCAGTGCCAAGCTCGGGCCGATCGAGGCCGTCGACCTGGCGCTGACCGACAAGGACCAGTACCAGCAGTACGTGACCGACGCGCACCCGTCGATCGCGGCCTTCGGCGGTATGTTCCTGCTGATGATCTTCCTGGACTTCATCTTCGAGGACCGGGACATCAAGTGGCTGGGCTGGCTGGAGCGTCCGCTGGCCAAGCTGGGCAAGATCGACATGCTGTCGGCCTGCATTGCGATGATCATCCTGCTGATCACCTCGATGACCTTCGCGACCCAGGCCCACCAGCACGGCGGCACCCATGCCGACAAGGCGCAGACGGTCCTGATCTCCGGACTCGCGGGTCTGATCACCTATCTCATCGTCGGTGGTCTCTCCGGCTACTTCGAGAACAAGCTGGAGGAGGACGAGGAGCGCGAGCACGAGGAGGAGGAAGAGGCGGCGCGCGCCGGCAAGCCGCGCTCGGCCGTCGCCCTCGCCGGCAAGGCCGCGTTCTTCATGTTCCTCTACCTGGAGGTCCTGGACGCGTCCTTCTCCTTCGACGGTGTCATCGGCGCCTTCGCCATCACCAACGACATCGTCCTGATGGCGCTGGGCCTCGGTGTCGGCGCGATGTACGTCCGGTCGCTGACCGTGTACCTGGTCCGCCAGGGCACCCTCGACGACTACGTCTACCTGGAGCACGGCGCGCACTACGCGATCGGCGCGCTCGCGGCGATCCTCCTCGTCACCATCCAGTACGAGATCAACGAGTTCATCACCGGTTCCATCGGTGTCATCCTGATCGCCTGGTCCTTCTGGTCCTCCGTGCGCCGCAACAAGGCGCTGGCGGCCGAAGAGGGAAAAGCTGACGCCGCCGACAAGGCGGAGGTCACCTCAGGGGTGTGACCACCCGTGAGGTGAGGGCAGGCTCTGGGCGGGGCGGCCGACGAGGACGCATCCTCGTCGGCCGCCCCGCTGGTGGTTGACGCGACGACACGGCAGGTGTGGGGCGGGCATGAGTTTTCTGGACAACCTGTGGCGCGGGCGGGCCTCGGAGTTCGACGCGGGCAACGCGGCGACCAACGCGATCGAGCTGACCAAGCGGCACCAGAAGGTGTCCCTCTCCAAGCAGAACGCGGCGGCCGGCCATCTGCGCGTCAACCTGTCCTGGCGGATGCGGACGTCCGACATCGGCGGCCCCAAACGGCAGAGCGTGCTGCGGCACCCCTTCAAGGCCCTCAGGCCGGAGGAGGTGCAGGCGCACAGCCAGAGCATGGTGAACGTCGACCTCGACCTCGGCTGCCTCTACGAGCTGGCCGACGGCACCAAGGGGGTCGTACAGCCGCTGGGCGGCTTCCTCGGCGACATCAACGAAGCGCCGTACATGCGGCTGAGCGGGGACGACCGGTTCGGTTCCGGGTCCGGCGAGACGATGTACATCAACCTCGATCACCGGGACCAGTTCAAGCGGATGCTGGTCTTCGTCTACATCTACGACCAGACGCCGGCGTTCGACCGTACGCACGCGATCGTGACGCTGTACCCGAGCAACGGGCCGCGGATCGAGATAGGCCTGGACGAGCGGCATCCGCAGGCTCGCTCGTGTGCGGTGGTGATGATCGAGAACGTCAAGGGGGAGATCACCGTGCGCCGGGAGGTGAAGTTCGTCTACGGCTTCCAGGCCGAGCTCGACCGGTTGTACGGGTGGGGCTTGCAGTGGGGCCGGGGATACAAGACCAGGACCGAGCAGCGCTGACCCGGCTCCTGGCACCCCCGAGCCCCTTCACGGGGCGCTGCTCAGCGGCCGATGAACTGCGGGCCCTGCGGGGGCAGGCGGAAGTTCGGGTCCAGGGCCGCCGCCGTGGGCTGGGGGTAACCGTAGGCCGGACCGTTCGTGGTGGCGGGGGTCGGCTGCGGGTGGGGATAGCCGTAGCCCGACTGCTGGGTCGGGGCCGCCGGGGGATAGCCGTACGCGGGCTGGGTCGGGACGCCCGTCGGGGGCTGCTCCGGGGGCAGAGGGGCCGAGATCTCCGGGGCCGGAGCCGGGGTCTGGGTCGTGTCGGTCTCGTCGGCCGCCGCGGCCGCCGCCTCCGACTCGTCGACGGAGATGCCGAAGTCCACGGCGAGGCCCTGGAGGCCGTTGGTGTACCCCTCGCCCAGGGCACGGAACTTCCAGCCGCCGCCCCGGCGGTAGAGCTCGCCGCAGATGAGGGCGGTCTCGTCGCCCGTCTCGGGCTTGATGTCGAAGTACGCCAGCGGCTCGGCGTCGGAGACGGTGGCGTCGTACAGCAGGATGCGCAGGGACCGTACGCGGT
The DNA window shown above is from Streptomyces akebiae and carries:
- a CDS encoding TerD family protein, which encodes MGVTLAKGGNVSLSKAAPNLTQVLVGLGWDVRTTTGAPFDLDASALLCQGGRVLGDEWFVFYNNLKSPDGSVEHTGDNLTGEGDGDDESLIIDLSRVPAAVDKIVFPVSIHDAENRGQAFGQVSNAFIRVVNQADGQELARYDLSEDASTETAMIFGEVYRYGGEWKFRAVGQGYASGLRGIALDFGVNVS
- a CDS encoding DUF475 domain-containing protein — its product is MVLKTFGWSFAVTALGLVAAVLYDGWTALGLVAILCVLEISLSFDNAVVNAGIVKKMNAFWQKIFLTIGILIAVFGMRLVFPVVIVAISAKLGPIEAVDLALTDKDQYQQYVTDAHPSIAAFGGMFLLMIFLDFIFEDRDIKWLGWLERPLAKLGKIDMLSACIAMIILLITSMTFATQAHQHGGTHADKAQTVLISGLAGLITYLIVGGLSGYFENKLEEDEEREHEEEEEAARAGKPRSAVALAGKAAFFMFLYLEVLDASFSFDGVIGAFAITNDIVLMALGLGVGAMYVRSLTVYLVRQGTLDDYVYLEHGAHYAIGALAAILLVTIQYEINEFITGSIGVILIAWSFWSSVRRNKALAAEEGKADAADKAEVTSGV
- a CDS encoding TerD family protein, giving the protein MSFLDNLWRGRASEFDAGNAATNAIELTKRHQKVSLSKQNAAAGHLRVNLSWRMRTSDIGGPKRQSVLRHPFKALRPEEVQAHSQSMVNVDLDLGCLYELADGTKGVVQPLGGFLGDINEAPYMRLSGDDRFGSGSGETMYINLDHRDQFKRMLVFVYIYDQTPAFDRTHAIVTLYPSNGPRIEIGLDERHPQARSCAVVMIENVKGEITVRREVKFVYGFQAELDRLYGWGLQWGRGYKTRTEQR
- a CDS encoding TerD family protein, which encodes MTHAMLKGSNVPIEATAVRAVLRWAPGQGVPVVDASALLLGPDGRVRSDEDFVFYNQPRHPSGKVWRLGQKRVAEGLTDTIQTDLAGVESPISQILLVASAEGVSFDRVRSLRILLYDATVSDAEPLAYFDIKPETGDETALICGELYRRGGGWKFRALGEGYTNGLQGLAVDFGISVDESEAAAAAADETDTTQTPAPAPEISAPLPPEQPPTGVPTQPAYGYPPAAPTQQSGYGYPHPQPTPATTNGPAYGYPQPTAAALDPNFRLPPQGPQFIGR